A window of the Blastopirellula sediminis genome harbors these coding sequences:
- a CDS encoding GumC family protein, which translates to MSKRPETFDVLQALRKHRYSAFAAFVFVLGCVAVILVAYPRKYASTAKVLVRAGRESMTLDPVASSAGETVDLQRTLQSEVFAAIDILQSRQILEDVVENQGPDVILSGHLADESKEDGISLLPLSWLKSFLTLDPISDREKAIRALEDSVEFDTQRESNVVSIHFTSKSPAAAQKILESWVDTFLKKYPELNRTQGSYDFLAEQESVLKEELDAARERLRSSKNEHGLVSLDHQQATQAELLSQVQEKLITVNASLSASTSRLKEIEDGMGKLPEYVLAEEVSGIANEAHDGMRRTLYELELKKMDLQSKMTESHPSYIAISEQVEEARRTIQTQDESRNTVSRQRSETFVSLEKERLLEKANFQSLQAQRETLRKDQAGLLQEMKVMNDGEKEVAESVEKLATLEARYRAFTEKLEQARLDEAIRHHDLTSINVVQRPSLEELPVTPNKKLCILIGLAAACFSAVGIALVRSNRSQPVVHALNGSAEPGDLVFHERMTPQTLEPRKPR; encoded by the coding sequence ATGAGTAAACGCCCCGAAACCTTCGACGTATTACAAGCCTTACGAAAACACCGATACTCCGCGTTCGCGGCGTTCGTCTTCGTCCTTGGCTGCGTCGCCGTCATTCTTGTGGCTTATCCGCGGAAGTACGCGTCTACCGCGAAGGTCCTCGTTCGGGCCGGTCGAGAAAGCATGACGCTTGACCCGGTCGCCAGTTCGGCGGGGGAAACTGTTGATCTTCAACGTACGCTCCAGAGCGAAGTCTTCGCCGCCATTGATATCCTGCAGAGTCGCCAGATTCTGGAGGATGTCGTCGAAAACCAAGGACCGGACGTCATCCTATCAGGTCATCTTGCGGACGAATCGAAAGAGGACGGAATAAGCCTTTTGCCGTTAAGTTGGCTAAAGAGTTTCCTGACGCTCGACCCGATCAGCGATCGGGAAAAAGCGATTCGCGCCCTCGAAGATAGCGTCGAGTTCGATACGCAACGCGAATCGAACGTCGTCTCAATCCATTTCACGTCCAAGTCTCCCGCTGCGGCGCAGAAGATCTTGGAATCGTGGGTAGATACCTTTCTCAAGAAGTATCCGGAGCTCAATCGGACGCAAGGCTCCTACGATTTTCTCGCTGAGCAAGAGTCAGTTCTGAAGGAGGAGCTCGACGCCGCCCGGGAGCGTCTGCGGTCATCCAAGAACGAGCATGGTCTCGTGTCGCTGGATCATCAGCAGGCGACGCAGGCCGAGTTACTGAGCCAGGTACAAGAGAAACTCATCACTGTGAACGCCTCGCTCTCCGCATCTACTTCTCGACTCAAGGAGATCGAGGACGGCATGGGAAAACTGCCGGAATATGTTCTTGCGGAGGAGGTTTCGGGGATCGCCAACGAAGCGCACGACGGCATGCGGCGAACGCTGTATGAGCTGGAGCTTAAGAAGATGGACCTACAGTCGAAGATGACTGAGTCGCATCCGTCCTACATCGCGATTAGCGAACAGGTAGAAGAGGCGCGACGTACGATCCAAACGCAAGACGAATCCCGCAACACGGTAAGTCGACAGCGAAGCGAAACCTTCGTCTCGCTCGAAAAGGAAAGACTGCTCGAGAAGGCGAATTTCCAGTCCCTGCAAGCTCAGCGGGAGACGCTGCGGAAAGATCAAGCCGGTCTCTTGCAGGAAATGAAGGTAATGAACGACGGAGAGAAGGAAGTCGCCGAATCGGTCGAAAAACTCGCGACTCTGGAAGCCCGTTATCGGGCGTTCACGGAAAAGCTGGAACAAGCGCGATTGGATGAAGCGATTCGCCATCACGATCTGACCAGTATCAACGTCGTCCAGCGGCCGAGTCTCGAAGAATTGCCGGTGACTCCCAACAAGAAACTGTGCATTCTGATCGGCTTAGCCGCCGCTTGTTTCAGCGCGGTCGGAATCGCTCTCGTGAGGAGCAACCGCTCTCAACCGGTCGTCCATGCTCTCAACGGCTCCGCTGAACCGGGAGACCTGGTCTTCCATGAGCGAATGACTCCCCAAACGCTCGAACCGCGTAAGCCGCGCTAG
- a CDS encoding sugar transferase: protein MSKMPFLQSRNGRDDKYRGLRSAEEIRFHLDCERTRSLRSGRPFAVIRFRLESNGSFKKNLAQVQRELDARLRIYDHVGLLEDRSLLILLPETDNASAATMATELRDRIGDPAWLGIAEIANAIDEGAESQEMPKDSQQVSMVSISARPLSRWKRIEDVCGALVLLALFSPIMIIAAIAVRLTSGSPVIFRQQRTGRGGKPFTMYKFRTMRNDAEARKAELMALNERDGPAFKLKRDPRVTPLGNFLRSSCIDEMPQLFNVLRGDMSLVGPRPLPCDEQAASAPWHQSRLDVTPGITCIWQAHPDRNVTFDEWMRMDIRYARQTSFFFDVRIMLATVGSILRTVIVDRLLRPARLAKSEPAAE from the coding sequence ATGTCGAAAATGCCTTTCCTGCAATCGCGAAACGGCCGGGACGACAAATATCGGGGCCTGCGTAGCGCTGAAGAAATTCGCTTTCATCTTGACTGCGAACGGACGCGCTCGTTGCGCAGCGGTCGCCCCTTCGCAGTGATCCGGTTTCGTCTCGAGTCGAACGGATCGTTCAAAAAGAACCTTGCCCAGGTCCAGCGCGAGCTGGACGCTCGGTTGCGCATCTACGATCACGTCGGGCTCCTTGAAGATAGGTCGCTACTGATTCTTCTTCCTGAAACGGATAACGCGAGCGCCGCGACCATGGCGACGGAGCTTCGCGACCGTATCGGCGATCCCGCGTGGCTCGGCATCGCTGAAATCGCCAACGCGATTGATGAAGGAGCCGAATCGCAGGAGATGCCGAAAGACTCGCAGCAAGTGTCGATGGTGTCGATTTCGGCGCGCCCTTTGTCGCGGTGGAAGCGAATCGAAGACGTCTGCGGCGCGCTGGTGCTATTGGCCCTGTTCAGTCCGATCATGATCATCGCCGCCATTGCGGTCCGACTGACGTCAGGTTCCCCGGTGATTTTTCGCCAACAGCGAACCGGACGGGGCGGAAAGCCGTTCACGATGTACAAGTTTCGCACCATGCGGAACGACGCTGAAGCCCGCAAAGCGGAGCTGATGGCCCTGAACGAGCGCGATGGGCCGGCCTTTAAATTGAAACGCGACCCGCGGGTGACGCCCCTGGGCAATTTCCTGCGATCGTCGTGTATTGACGAAATGCCGCAGCTGTTCAACGTGCTCCGCGGCGATATGTCGTTGGTCGGACCGCGTCCCCTCCCCTGCGACGAACAAGCGGCCAGCGCCCCGTGGCACCAGTCCCGTTTGGATGTCACGCCGGGGATTACTTGCATTTGGCAAGCTCATCCCGACAGGAACGTTACGTTTGACGAATGGATGCGAATGGACATCCGCTATGCGCGGCAAACCTCCTTTTTCTTTGACGTTCGCATCATGCTGGCGACCGTAGGCTCGATCTTGCGTACCGTAATCGTCGACCGACTTCTTCGCCCGGCCCGACTCGCCAAGTCGGAACCGGCCGCCGAATAA
- a CDS encoding NAD-dependent epimerase/dehydratase family protein: MPKVLVTGSSGLIGSQTVEYFDQLGWDVHGIDNNMRMDFFGRDGDTTRTLNRLQSVTQRFTHHNLDIRNRELVASTIADLKPDLLVHCAAQPSHDLAKDRPFDDFDINAGGTLTLLESVRQSCRDCVFVFMSTNKVYGDAPNEYEFKELLTRYDYARPEDYLGVNESCRVDASMHSLFGASKLAADVMVQEYGRYFHMPTVCFRGGCLTGSGHQGAEMHGFLAYLARATSEGRPYRIFGHQGKQVRDNIHSLDVCRAFHAFYKNPKCGAVYNLGGGRENSVSMLEAIDRFEQLLGKRLSWEYVPESRLGDHICYISDLTKFRQDYPDWSLTYSLEEVFEDIAERHRSDAPAGIAVGNGAADRSV, encoded by the coding sequence ATGCCCAAGGTGCTAGTTACTGGTAGTAGTGGACTTATTGGCTCCCAAACGGTCGAGTACTTTGACCAGCTGGGATGGGATGTCCATGGTATCGACAACAACATGCGGATGGACTTCTTCGGGCGGGATGGGGACACGACTCGCACCCTGAATCGATTGCAGAGCGTGACCCAGAGGTTTACGCATCACAATCTCGACATCCGAAATCGCGAGCTGGTCGCATCAACAATCGCTGATTTGAAGCCCGATCTGCTCGTGCATTGTGCCGCTCAACCTTCGCATGACTTGGCGAAGGACCGCCCGTTCGACGATTTCGATATCAATGCAGGGGGAACGCTGACGCTGCTGGAAAGCGTTCGTCAGTCTTGCCGCGATTGCGTCTTCGTCTTTATGAGCACGAACAAGGTCTACGGCGACGCTCCGAACGAATACGAGTTCAAGGAATTGCTGACGCGTTACGACTACGCTCGCCCTGAAGATTACCTCGGGGTCAACGAAAGCTGCCGAGTCGACGCCAGCATGCACAGCTTGTTCGGCGCCTCGAAGCTGGCGGCCGACGTCATGGTTCAAGAGTATGGCCGCTACTTCCATATGCCCACTGTCTGCTTTCGCGGCGGCTGCTTGACCGGATCAGGTCACCAAGGGGCGGAGATGCACGGCTTTCTGGCTTACCTGGCCCGCGCCACCAGCGAAGGGCGTCCCTATCGCATTTTTGGCCACCAGGGAAAGCAGGTTCGCGACAACATCCATTCGCTCGACGTCTGTCGCGCGTTCCACGCGTTCTACAAGAACCCGAAGTGCGGCGCCGTCTACAACTTGGGGGGCGGTCGCGAAAACAGCGTCTCGATGCTCGAAGCGATCGATCGATTTGAGCAGCTTCTCGGAAAACGGCTGAGCTGGGAATATGTTCCCGAATCCCGTCTCGGAGATCACATTTGCTACATCTCCGATCTGACGAAGTTCCGCCAGGACTATCCCGATTGGTCCCTTACCTATTCGCTGGAAGAGGTCTTTGAGGACATCGCCGAGCGGCATCGCTCCGACGCGCCGGCTGGGATCGCCGTCGGCAATGGCGCAGCGGATCGAAGCGTTTAG
- a CDS encoding glycosyltransferase, with translation MKVLLCHGYYTQRGGEDLSFEDEARILARSGHTVLQYTIDNKEAERMGKLSLARNMLWNKRTYRDVQNIVRSERPDVVHCTNTFPLMSPSVYYACRETKTPIVQSLRNYRLLCPAFNFLRDGKVCEACLQKSFAWPAVRYGCYRNSRSASAMVAATYGLHRLLGTWSARIDMYFTLTQFARQKFIDGGIPAEKIMVKANCVDPDPGQGAGQGGYVIFVGRLSEEKGLPCLLEAWRKSPDLPRLKIVGGGPSASLVQAAAESDPRIEQVGPLSQPEVMKLVGDASLLVCPSIWYETFGRVIIEAYATGTPVVASDLGAMSELIEDGITGHRFVAGDADDLAAKVRMLLDRNDLQTTLRRAARAKYEQTYTPQHNYQRLIEIYEAAIDSRATAGVNRESSTKRGIPEESPL, from the coding sequence ATGAAGGTCCTGCTTTGCCACGGGTATTACACGCAGAGGGGCGGGGAAGACCTGTCGTTCGAGGATGAGGCGCGGATTCTCGCGCGCAGCGGCCATACCGTTCTGCAGTACACGATCGACAACAAAGAAGCGGAGCGGATGGGGAAGCTTTCCCTCGCTCGCAACATGCTCTGGAACAAGCGAACGTATCGCGACGTTCAAAACATCGTCCGCAGCGAACGCCCTGACGTCGTCCACTGCACCAACACGTTTCCCCTGATGTCGCCGTCGGTCTATTACGCTTGTCGTGAGACGAAGACGCCGATCGTGCAATCGCTGCGCAACTACCGCCTGCTTTGTCCGGCCTTCAATTTTCTGCGTGATGGGAAAGTCTGCGAAGCTTGTTTGCAGAAGAGTTTCGCCTGGCCGGCGGTGCGGTATGGCTGCTATCGAAACAGTCGCTCCGCGTCCGCGATGGTGGCCGCAACGTACGGGCTGCACCGACTGCTGGGGACCTGGTCTGCGCGAATTGACATGTACTTCACGCTGACGCAATTCGCACGACAGAAGTTCATCGACGGCGGGATTCCAGCGGAGAAGATCATGGTCAAGGCGAACTGCGTTGACCCCGACCCCGGACAAGGCGCCGGGCAAGGAGGCTACGTCATCTTCGTCGGTCGGCTCTCTGAAGAAAAAGGTTTGCCCTGCCTGCTGGAAGCCTGGCGGAAATCGCCCGATCTGCCGCGATTGAAGATCGTCGGCGGAGGACCTTCCGCATCACTGGTCCAAGCGGCGGCGGAAAGCGATCCGCGGATCGAACAGGTAGGTCCGCTCTCCCAACCGGAGGTGATGAAACTAGTTGGCGACGCTTCGCTATTGGTTTGCCCTTCGATTTGGTACGAGACCTTTGGCCGGGTCATCATCGAAGCCTACGCGACAGGAACGCCGGTCGTCGCATCTGATTTAGGGGCGATGTCGGAGTTGATTGAAGATGGAATAACCGGGCATCGTTTCGTAGCGGGCGACGCCGATGATCTCGCCGCGAAAGTTCGCATGCTGCTCGATCGCAACGATCTGCAAACGACGCTCCGACGGGCCGCACGAGCGAAATACGAGCAAACCTACACCCCACAGCACAACTACCAACGACTGATCGAGATTTACGAGGCGGCGATCGACTCGCGAGCGACCGCCGGCGTAAATCGAGAATCGTCGACAAAACGCGGCATCCCCGAGGAGTCCCCTTTGTGA
- a CDS encoding WecB/TagA/CpsF family glycosyltransferase: MIDSGKHSVLGIQVDAVDYEAAVQRVITAAHEKKSYIVSALAVHGVMTGALDAEHRKRLNQFDLLTPDGQPVRWALNLLHRAKLSDRVYGPNMMLRICERAAAENLSVLFFGGTPEMLDLLEERLTERMPGLRVAGKIPSQFRQLNEEEAEELAVQIEKTGADITFVGIGCPRQEIWAYEYRERLSCPIIAVGAAFPFHAGQLSQAPPTLQKYGLEWAYRLVCEPRRLWRRYLYLNPLYVGMLLCQATGIRKYDREDAGPPPEKLRFG, encoded by the coding sequence GTGATTGATTCTGGAAAACATAGCGTCCTGGGCATTCAAGTCGACGCCGTCGATTACGAAGCGGCCGTTCAGCGCGTGATTACCGCCGCCCATGAGAAGAAGTCGTACATCGTCTCCGCACTCGCCGTCCACGGCGTGATGACCGGCGCTCTCGATGCCGAGCATCGGAAGCGTCTCAACCAGTTTGACCTGCTGACGCCAGATGGTCAGCCGGTGCGTTGGGCGCTGAACTTGCTCCACCGGGCCAAGCTTTCCGATCGCGTCTACGGCCCGAACATGATGCTCCGAATTTGCGAGCGGGCCGCCGCGGAGAATCTTTCGGTCCTCTTTTTCGGCGGTACTCCGGAAATGCTGGATCTGCTAGAAGAACGCCTCACCGAGCGGATGCCCGGTTTGCGAGTCGCAGGCAAGATCCCTTCGCAGTTTCGCCAACTGAATGAAGAGGAAGCCGAGGAGTTGGCGGTGCAGATCGAAAAGACGGGCGCAGACATCACGTTCGTTGGAATCGGTTGCCCGCGACAAGAGATTTGGGCGTATGAATATCGGGAACGTCTCTCGTGCCCGATCATCGCCGTCGGCGCCGCGTTTCCCTTTCACGCCGGTCAGCTCTCCCAAGCCCCGCCGACGCTGCAAAAGTATGGGCTCGAATGGGCCTATCGTCTGGTCTGCGAACCGCGCCGACTTTGGCGGCGATACCTCTACCTCAATCCGCTTTACGTCGGCATGTTACTTTGCCAGGCGACTGGTATCCGAAAGTACGATCGGGAAGACGCCGGTCCGCCGCCGGAGAAACTGCGGTTCGGTTAG
- a CDS encoding PSD1 and planctomycete cytochrome C domain-containing protein — translation MRCWVPSGAAIGAIGFTLFVIMLAATRLSSAAETSSDTKADELAAKVAILFQQKCLACHGAKPDDIKGEYDLTNRAALLRGGESGDAAVIPGEAEKSPLFLAICWDELEMPPKENDRLTKDEIKLVRQWIDAGARWPESGAEFTKMTAAPQKEADWSQPREDGRAVQTSGGLSPQWNNRLYAAEDLWAYQPISTPKIPTGGAAHPVDAFLEQKLVEQGLRPAEEVDPRTFVRRITFDLTGLPPTPEEIEQYLQEVAAGEDAKERLIDRLLAKPQYGEQMARHWLDVVRYADTAGFANDFERPNAWRYRDYVIRSFNSDRPFDQFVRQQIAGDQLEPDDSESLIATGYLRMGPWEHTAMTVAAETRQHFLDDVTHSVGVTFLGQGLRCARCHDHKFDPVPTRDYYQIQAVFAPVQFAERDLPFLPVLNTKADLTSQEALQILSKFETEQEKEANQRLESLRQELLAEYQVQEKSELPPDAQERLRKEEDRADAIRRKNRKHKMFYAKAMIRLEPLAYSVYNGPTNNYSSNPAKTPMPKEKDRQGNCEPTYILTGGSLATPSDEVSPGVLSVVNATVPELEPLAAIPTTTSGRRVAFADWVVAEQNPLTARVIVNRVWQMHFGKGIVATPNNFGKMGDRPSHPELLDWLAAWFIEHDWSIKQLHHLILTSSAYSRSSLHPDLEQLSVADPNNKLLAYFPARRLAAEEIRDSMLAISGELNPEQGGPGVFPEINWDIAHQVRYTMGTPANAWQPSPRRADRNRRTIYAFRQRTLSDPMLDVFDRPDAENSCERRNQTTVSPQVFALFNSGFSQDRAVALAQKISQQSTSPESQVELAFLAVYGRSPSGEEVKQCLAYLDAMEAHLQEHPTQPIIQPTELFRTMYDEASGGTFNYVEPLPGMNNYEYDLKPWDVSVETQALADLCLVLFNSNEFVYVR, via the coding sequence TTGCGGTGTTGGGTACCTTCTGGCGCCGCCATTGGCGCGATTGGTTTCACTCTCTTCGTCATCATGCTTGCTGCGACTCGCTTGTCGTCGGCGGCAGAGACGTCGTCCGATACGAAAGCGGACGAGTTGGCCGCAAAGGTGGCGATCCTCTTCCAGCAAAAGTGCCTGGCATGCCATGGCGCCAAGCCGGACGACATCAAAGGAGAGTACGACCTCACCAATCGGGCGGCGCTACTCCGCGGCGGCGAATCGGGGGACGCGGCGGTTATTCCTGGCGAGGCCGAAAAGAGTCCGTTGTTCCTGGCGATCTGCTGGGATGAGTTGGAGATGCCTCCCAAAGAAAACGATCGGCTTACCAAAGACGAAATCAAACTGGTTCGCCAGTGGATCGACGCCGGAGCGCGCTGGCCCGAAAGCGGCGCAGAATTTACCAAGATGACGGCGGCGCCTCAGAAAGAGGCCGATTGGTCGCAACCACGAGAGGATGGCCGCGCGGTTCAGACCAGCGGAGGACTTTCGCCGCAGTGGAACAATCGTTTGTATGCCGCGGAGGATCTATGGGCTTATCAACCGATCTCGACGCCCAAGATTCCAACCGGCGGCGCCGCGCATCCGGTCGATGCGTTTCTCGAACAGAAACTGGTGGAACAAGGGTTAAGGCCGGCCGAGGAAGTCGATCCACGAACCTTCGTTCGCCGGATCACGTTCGACTTGACCGGTTTGCCCCCGACGCCGGAGGAGATTGAGCAGTATTTGCAGGAAGTCGCCGCCGGAGAGGATGCGAAAGAGCGTCTAATCGATCGCCTGCTCGCCAAGCCGCAGTATGGCGAACAGATGGCGCGGCATTGGCTCGATGTCGTTCGCTACGCCGACACCGCAGGCTTTGCGAACGATTTCGAACGTCCCAACGCCTGGCGATACCGCGACTACGTTATTCGCAGCTTCAACAGCGATCGACCCTTCGATCAATTTGTGCGGCAACAGATTGCCGGCGATCAATTGGAACCTGACGATTCGGAAAGCTTGATCGCCACCGGCTATTTACGAATGGGGCCTTGGGAACATACCGCGATGACGGTCGCGGCCGAAACACGGCAGCACTTTTTGGATGACGTCACGCATAGCGTGGGGGTGACGTTCCTCGGACAAGGTCTCCGCTGTGCGCGATGCCACGATCACAAGTTCGATCCGGTTCCAACGCGTGACTACTACCAGATCCAAGCGGTCTTCGCTCCTGTCCAATTTGCCGAACGCGATCTCCCTTTCTTGCCGGTTTTAAACACCAAGGCCGATCTGACTAGCCAAGAGGCGCTCCAGATCTTAAGCAAGTTTGAAACGGAGCAAGAAAAAGAGGCGAACCAGCGACTCGAGAGTCTGCGTCAGGAACTCCTCGCGGAGTATCAAGTCCAAGAGAAATCGGAGCTTCCGCCCGACGCTCAAGAACGACTCCGCAAAGAGGAAGATCGCGCCGATGCGATTCGCCGCAAGAACCGCAAGCACAAAATGTTTTACGCCAAAGCGATGATTCGGCTGGAGCCGCTGGCTTATTCCGTCTACAACGGCCCGACGAATAACTATTCTTCGAATCCCGCCAAGACGCCGATGCCGAAGGAAAAAGATCGGCAGGGGAACTGCGAGCCGACCTATATCTTGACCGGCGGTTCGCTCGCGACGCCGAGTGATGAAGTTTCACCGGGCGTCTTGAGTGTGGTGAACGCCACCGTTCCTGAACTCGAACCGCTTGCAGCGATACCCACAACAACGAGCGGTCGTCGCGTCGCGTTCGCTGACTGGGTGGTCGCCGAGCAGAATCCGCTGACCGCCCGCGTGATCGTCAATCGCGTTTGGCAGATGCATTTCGGCAAGGGGATCGTCGCGACTCCGAACAACTTCGGCAAGATGGGGGATCGCCCGAGTCATCCGGAACTGCTGGATTGGTTGGCCGCGTGGTTTATCGAACATGACTGGTCGATCAAGCAGTTGCATCATTTGATCCTCACCTCGTCCGCCTACTCGCGCAGCTCGCTCCATCCCGACTTGGAGCAACTATCGGTCGCCGATCCCAACAATAAGCTGCTGGCCTATTTTCCGGCACGCCGATTGGCGGCCGAAGAGATTCGGGACTCAATGCTCGCTATTTCCGGCGAACTGAACCCGGAGCAGGGGGGCCCCGGCGTCTTCCCCGAAATCAACTGGGACATCGCGCATCAGGTACGCTATACGATGGGAACCCCGGCCAACGCGTGGCAACCATCGCCGCGGAGAGCCGATCGCAACCGTCGCACGATATACGCTTTCCGCCAGCGAACACTTTCGGACCCGATGCTGGACGTCTTTGATCGCCCCGATGCTGAAAACTCGTGCGAACGCCGCAATCAAACGACCGTCTCGCCGCAGGTCTTCGCCCTGTTCAATAGCGGCTTTTCGCAAGATCGCGCGGTCGCGCTTGCGCAGAAGATTTCGCAGCAGTCGACTTCGCCGGAAAGCCAAGTTGAGCTAGCCTTTCTGGCCGTTTATGGGCGGAGCCCGTCTGGCGAAGAAGTCAAACAATGCTTGGCGTATCTCGACGCCATGGAGGCTCATTTGCAGGAGCATCCAACGCAGCCGATCATCCAGCCGACCGAGTTGTTTCGAACGATGTATGACGAAGCGTCAGGGGGAACGTTCAACTATGTCGAGCCGCTCCCCGGCATGAATAACTATGAGTACGACCTCAAGCCGTGGGACGTCTCGGTAGAGACCCAGGCGCTGGCCGACTTGTGTTTGGTCCTCTTCAATTCCAACGAGTTCGTCTACGTACGCTAA
- a CDS encoding DUF1501 domain-containing protein, which yields MPFSQVRRDFLYGLGASLGAVAFNSLLADEASQRDPLAARQGHHPAKAKSCIFIFLEGGPSHIDTFDPKPELEKLHMKEFVRKDQFASGMASGKRYYIKSPFTFSPRGKSGLVMSDQFRHLGQVADELCIYHGCQGESIDHPTACYHMNTGNRFGGDPAMGAWTTYGLGTENQNLPAFVVLPEVAYPQGGAANWSNGFLSPTYQGTPLRASGDPILDLRPQPGVTEWRQRKNLDLLASLNAADQVRYPQHQELAARMDAYELAFRMQAEVPGIVDLKSETEATLEAYGLNNPETESVGRRCLLARRLVESGVRFVQIWIGGWDSHDYLERSHSARIRAFDQPVAALVADLRSRGLLDETLVVCTGEFGRSPDNGVRGGENKVGRDHNAKAMSMWMAGGGVKRGERIGATDEIGGSAVEVVHPIRDVHCTLLHLLGLNDNKLTFFHEGRYKQLSQIGGSVIKEIIA from the coding sequence ATGCCTTTCTCCCAAGTACGTCGCGATTTTCTCTACGGGCTGGGCGCGTCACTCGGCGCCGTCGCGTTCAATTCGCTGTTGGCGGACGAAGCGTCGCAGCGAGATCCGCTCGCCGCGCGCCAAGGGCATCACCCCGCGAAGGCGAAGTCTTGCATTTTCATCTTCCTGGAAGGGGGACCGAGCCATATCGATACGTTTGATCCGAAGCCGGAGCTCGAGAAACTTCACATGAAGGAGTTCGTGCGGAAGGATCAATTCGCGTCCGGCATGGCGAGCGGAAAACGGTACTACATCAAAAGCCCCTTCACCTTCTCTCCCCGCGGCAAGTCGGGGCTGGTAATGTCGGACCAGTTTCGACATCTCGGCCAGGTCGCCGATGAGCTCTGCATTTATCATGGCTGCCAGGGGGAATCGATTGATCATCCGACTGCGTGCTATCACATGAACACGGGAAATCGCTTTGGAGGCGATCCCGCGATGGGCGCGTGGACGACTTACGGACTCGGGACCGAAAACCAGAACTTGCCGGCCTTCGTTGTGCTGCCTGAGGTCGCCTATCCGCAGGGTGGCGCCGCCAATTGGTCCAACGGTTTTCTCTCGCCGACCTATCAGGGAACGCCGCTGCGCGCGAGTGGAGATCCGATTCTCGACTTGCGTCCGCAGCCGGGCGTCACCGAGTGGCGGCAGCGGAAGAACCTCGATCTGCTCGCCAGTCTCAATGCGGCCGATCAAGTGCGCTATCCGCAACATCAGGAACTAGCGGCTCGGATGGACGCCTACGAGTTGGCCTTCCGCATGCAGGCCGAAGTGCCCGGCATTGTCGACCTGAAATCGGAAACGGAGGCGACGCTCGAAGCGTACGGACTCAACAATCCCGAGACCGAAAGCGTCGGCCGGCGTTGTCTGCTGGCGCGGCGACTGGTCGAGTCAGGCGTCCGCTTCGTCCAAATCTGGATCGGCGGTTGGGATTCGCACGACTATCTAGAGCGATCGCACTCCGCGCGGATTCGGGCCTTCGATCAACCGGTCGCGGCGCTAGTGGCCGATCTTCGCAGTCGCGGATTGCTCGACGAAACGCTGGTCGTCTGCACCGGCGAGTTTGGACGTTCTCCGGACAATGGAGTTCGCGGAGGGGAAAATAAGGTCGGGCGCGATCACAACGCCAAGGCGATGTCGATGTGGATGGCCGGCGGCGGCGTGAAGCGGGGAGAACGAATCGGCGCGACCGACGAAATCGGCGGCTCCGCGGTCGAAGTGGTCCATCCCATTCGCGACGTTCATTGCACGTTGTTGCACCTGCTGGGGCTCAACGACAATAAGCTGACCTTCTTCCACGAAGGACGCTACAAGCAACTGAGCCAAATCGGCGGTAGCGTCATCAAGGAAATCATAGCCTAA